atataattaatactacaccaattaataataatattaaccaaaattttaataataataataataataaaaacataaCTAGCCAAAATTCTACAATTAGAAATTATAGAAGAAGTACTTCTCCAACaaacaattcaaatgatgttccaccaaatttatataatcaGAATATAACGACCAACAATAATTTACAGCAAATTAATACTAATAGAAAATCACCAGAAAAACCTTTATTTAACCAAACTGAACTAAGCGATGATGTATTAAACTCAAAACAAACcgaaatttataataataacaacaccGAAATATTTTCCAGATATCCAAGAAAGCTAAAGAAAAGGGTGTCTTGTGAATACCACCACAAACGATGCCAAGCCTGTCCTACTGATTGCCCTGGTAGAATCTCACACCCTCCTCGTCCCCATCCAccaataaaagataaattaacAATTGGTTGTAGATCTTGTATGGATTTTTTCAACCATATAGAAAACATCAACAAAACCGATTtaggaaataataatattgaaaataattcattattaaatacctcaactaattttaatatcaacaacaatatttccaataacaataataataataataataataacaatataaataataataataataataatactactactaccactaccactacgaataataatataaataataataataatactaccactaccactatgaataataataataataataataataataataataataataataataataataataataataataataataataataataataataataataataataataataataataataataataataataataataattttcataataataataataaccaatgCAATTGTatcaattgtttaaaaaataaaaactactCAGCTCAAACTAATATTAACAATTCAACCACTGTTCAATTTGATGAGAATTTATCATCTAATCAAAGTAATTCATTATCCCAATATAGTGATGGAAATATTGGTCCTTCAAGTCCTCGATCAATCAATAATTCTCAAAATGAAAACCAAGAAAGCAATATTCCTTTTAGTTTCAATAGAATCAACTCTCCAATTTCAACTACTACTAACCTTGAACCGTGTAGGATGCCTATGTGTATAGTTTGTAAAAATGGGGCGCCACCTTCATTTTCTTATGTGAAACCATATTggtaagtttttaatttcccccaatttttttttattattactatttattttttttatttttttttaaaaaaaccaatcaaataatattgttttaGTTTCtgaccttttttttttattttctttatttatatatatttttttaaagggCTCACATAATTTATTTAGCATTGTTTGCATTAAACAAAACATCAGACTATTTAGAAAGTACAACTAATTCTGAAAACCAAAATTTTTGTGTTAGATCAAATGgaaatagattttttaaacttcaaagtattttcaaatttgtAGAGGTTCATTGGGACATCATTTGTTTTAAGGATAAAGATtcaaattggaaaaaaaaaattggtatgACTCTTTCCCATTATCcacaattatttgaaaatggtttATCAAGTTTCCAAATCTCTGGATATTGGGCTCTAAAAagttcaaatttaaatccatattccattaattttataaataattttaattgaagttATTAAATCTTAGagaaaacacaaaaaaaaaataaaaaaaaaaaaaaatctattttttttttcaatacaCAAAGAGAAAACACAAAActataccaaaaaaaaaaaaaaaaacaatttctttaaaatattttcaaataaccTGAGAagagatatttaaaaaattgtaaaaaattttatttttttttattttttttttattccaaatCTTTCATTTGGTGAagtttcaatattttcttaacgtaaataatttatttttattttattttttatttttttttttttttttgaaaaaaaaaaagatcaaacaaaaaaaagaaattgtaaAATGACCCAAGAGATAGGTTCTCAATCGTCGATTAAAAAtggtatttaaaaaattaaaaaagaaaagattttATCTCGTTGTTAATGATTctgtaattaaaaaaaaataaaataaaaaaaaataaaaaaaaaataaaaaaaaaaataaaaaaaaaataaaaacttttttttgattgggggtgttaaaatctaaaaataacattgtttttttttttttttcaaaataatttcaaattatcaaTGCTTTATTATGAAATAGTGTTATatatctaataattttattatttattttgattaagtggttattttagatttttaggaaaatatttttatgttGGTGTCAAAAAGTGtggtttggttttttttttttttttttttttttttcaaaaaaaaaacaacacatCTGTACCagcccttttttttttcttttttttttttttataattgcaCATAATATTTTCTCAGGTGATTTCAAAAccatatatatttatactatttttaataacaaaagagttaaaaataaatttgtggTAATACTCAAATGAGAGAgatataaaatcattataataactttggtgtttttttttattttttttcttttaatttttttttttattttttattttttttattcaaaaaacctatcttatatattttttttttttatttttttttattttaataaatttattttattttgtaaattataattataattgtttaaaaaaaaaaaaaaaatatctatttaataaaccacttatatttaatttttaaaaaaaaaaaaaaaaaaaaaaaaaaaaaaaaatggtaccAAATTCAcattcaacatcaacaatatttttttcatcatcatcatgtccaccatcaccaacattaaattcaacatcatcaaaacAATATTTAAGTCATTTAACGAATATTgtttatgaaaataatttaaataaaaaaaataaagttgaaAGTAAAAATCCATTTATTTTACATCCATCAGAATATCAAGGATATGTAGAATATCTTCAACGTAATACAGACCAATTATTAGATATATTAAAAGATCATACAATTTCAAGCGGAAATCATTATTacatattattttcaaaaaatataattgaacATTATTCAAATGATATAGTTGTATTAGACCATTCAATAAttggtattaaaaaattaaaaattgtaaaatcatTCATTCTTAAAGAATATACAAATATAATCTATATAAATTTCATTCCAAAAGAACAAAAATCACAAGaatatttcattaaaattgaagttgattataattttaaaattaaaattgacgGTTTACTACCAAATGGAATCTATGAATTGGATTTAGGTGATACATATAATGAGCCGTTGTTGACCAATTGTAAAACTATACCAAGTTcagttaaaattttaaaaattggataTTCATATAATAATCCAATTCATAATAATAGATTACCAATTGATTTGATATCATTAGATTGTGGATTtagttttaatcaaaaaataccATCTggaatattttcaaatagttTAACAACATTAAgatttggtaataatttttcaaatccaATTTCAAAGGGATCAGTACCATCATCAGTTAAATATATTCAATTTGGTGAGAAATTCGACCAAAAAACTAATTTCCCACTATTACCCCCATCAATCACATCAATTGAATGTTTTTATAAACAACCTATAATCTCCCCGGATTCCACAAATCTATGCGAAATTGaatctgaaattaatattgataatgattcattTCCTGATCAATCTCCATATTGGTTATATGGtcatttattatcatcatcatcatcatcatcatcatcatcatcatcatcatcatcatctattaaaagattaaaacTATGTGGTAAACATTACTCATCATTCACTATAAATCCATTTAAAGATTCATTTCCATGGTTAAATTTAGAACGAGTAGAATTTAGTTCGGAATTTGATACTTTAATCGAAGCTGGTACATTaccaccaaaattaaaatacttAAAATTCGGTTACTCATTTGATAGGCCAATAGTTGTTGGTTCATTACCATCAACTTTGGAAACCCTTAAATTTGGTgaaaaattcaatcaaacAATCTCAAAAAACTCAATTCCAAACTCtgtaaaaaagttaatatttGGCTCAAGATATAATTGTGAAATATTAGCTTCAAATTTACCACCAAATTTAGAGGTTTTAGATTTAGGTTTATcctattcttttaatttatctcaaaattcaattcctaaaaaattaaaaatactatatttaaatcattcttttaatcatttcataattgatattttaccaaattcaattaaagaattatatttttcaaagaaatctcaaaatttattagaacctttaaaaaaatcacgTTTATTatatcaacaattattaattgaacaacaacaacaacaacaacaacaacaacaacaacaacaacaacaacaacaacaacaacaacaacaacaacaacaacaacaacaacaacaacaacaaattcaacaaattcaacaaattaaacaaaatcaacaaccacaTATAAATTCAAACAATGAGGATTTTCTAATAAAATCCAgtgtaatattataaaaataatttattttaaaataaaaaaaaataaaaaaaagatgtaccattttagatatttaaaaaaaaaaaaaaaaaaagatattttctGTTTATTTTagttctgttttttttttttttttttttttttcttgaaaACCCACACCTTAATTAaagattataatttttttgaccaacttgaattaaatatctataaattaattatatatttattgttaattaattaattgtataTTAATTTCccaatcaaaaaagaaaataagtGAAATAAAACACCAGGGGCAAAAAAgtctgaaattaaaaaaaaaaaaaaaataataaaaataaaaaaaaatagaaatttgagaaaaaaaaatgaaaaagaggGTTGCCAAATCGTGATGAGTTAACACTGTTGCCGAGTTctcaaataatataataaaaaaaaaaaaaaaaaaaaaataaaaaatagtaaaattaataaaagaggaatataagtaaaaaaaaaaaaaataataaaaaataaaaagaaaaaaaaaaaaaataataataaaaaataaacatttaaaaataattttttttgaaattatttacaaaatatcAACTGATTTCTTGAGACAGTTGTTATtttccataaaaaaaaaaaaaaaaaaataaaataaaaaaaaaataaaaaataaaaaaaaaaattaaaaaaacccCACCCAAAtgggaattttttttttttttattttttttatttttttttttccccacTTGGTGTATACAcgttaaaaaataaaataaataaaaataaataaataaatataattttcattttttttcttctttaaaggtttttttatttattgttgtgTATAGTATGACACtaggaaataataatacctaTAAATTAATAGCAAAAACAGCAaaaaacaatagtaataataataataacctcCAACGTGGttacttttattatatatatatataattccAATTAgatatataaaaagaaaaaaaaaaaaaaaaaattcttttaaaaataaataataaaaaaagtccTTTGgctaaattttaatatttaaaaaaaaaaaaaaaaaaaaaaaaaaaaaaaacaaaaaaaaaaaaaaattaaataaaataaagagtaacacaaaatgataattaatagtaacaacagtactaataataataataatagtggtaaaaGTAGTGGTAGTTGTGGTAGTGAAAGTGGTTTTATAAAAAGTATTGGCACTAATAATGAGGACCTTCCTCCGTtaaataatactattattaataataataacaataacactaataataacaattataataataataataataataataataataataataataataataataataataataataataataataataataataataataataataataataataataataataataataataataataataataataataataataataataataataatagtaataataataataataattttaagaaGCCAAGTGTAGACAATTTCGAGgcattaaattatttaaaaaagagattACTAGAAGAGACCTTTGATTTACCAATGTCATCCTCTCTCATATCTTCTAATCCTTCAATTTCTCATAATAGTGGTCAAAGATCACCTTTAAACgataattgtaatattaataataacactaATAAGAGCAATAgtattaacaataataataataacaataacaataacaataacaatattaaaaataataataataataataataataataataaccaaaaatCTAAACAACATTGTGGTAGTATTGAATCACTTCCATGTATTCAACAACCTTTAAATGTCTACCCACATCCCCAACCAAATTcgacaaataataataataataataataataataataataataataataataataataataataaaagttcaTCAACTAATACAAGTCCATTGATAAAGCCTTTATCAAATGGATTTTCGATCCCTTCCCCAACTAGTTTGAATGTACCTACACAACAAACAACATCGACTATTTTCCAAAATTTGCAACAACAACTTTCTAAAAAGTcacaattatcattatcttccGAATtgcaaaataataataataataataataataataataataataataataataataataataataataataataataatttaaataatatcaccaaaaataataataacacacAAATAGGATATGTTGGAAATAAAACTACAAATGGCATTGTAAATGGTAagttattttagttttttttttattttatttatactaatttttttttttttttttttttttcctctttttctttttttaaaaaatatagaaaatCCAGCATGTCCAAAATGCAGCATACCAGCAACTCGTAGACATGATAAAAGACGTTGGTGGTGCAAACCTTGTTCAAAATCCTTTACTCCatttagaaaagaaaaaagattatcaaaTGACGAAATTCTTTCAAATGTCACACCTCAATGTGGTAGATGTTTCAATCAAGCAACTCGTAAACATGATAAAAGAAGATGGTGGTGCAAATCCTGCCGAAAACCATTCACTCCTAGTATGTATtgcaaacaaaaaaaaaaaaaaaaaaaaaaaaaaaaaaaaaaaaaaaaaaaaattatattcatgttttttttccaatttccattattaacttttttttttttttttttttttttaattctattattaGCTCACTTTAATCTTTCCGAGAATCCAAATATGATTTATGTTATGGGTGGTAGTAAATATATTGCTCCAAATGGTGCTGCCACTACCAGTAATaatacaccaccaccatcatcatcttcgAATTCTCATAGTCATGATTCATTgaaatctttattaaatcCAGATATACCACCATCACCCTCTTCAactaaaaagataaaaattacTAATGGTAGTAATCCATCATCTCATTATAATTCCGATGACGACGATGATAGTCATCATGGTGGTGAacatgatgataatgatgattatgatgatgacgatgaccATGAATTGGAAGTTTACGATGAAAATCATGATGATTTAGATATAGACGATGAAGTTCAAactttaaacaatttaaataaattacatcaaattaataatccaaataataatccaaataataatccaaataataatccaaataataataataataataataataataataataataataataataataataataataataataataataataataataataataataataataataataataataataatttaaataataattcttatCAAAATTCACAAAACCATGGATActtacatcatcatcatcaccatcatcatcatcaaagtAATAGTTTAAAACTTACAAACAATTATGATATTATTGATAGTGATGTGGTAAAAGAAGGTTTataccatcatcatcctcatcaccatcatcctCATCACCTTCATCCTTCTAATCAACATGGATCACATAAAAGCACACCAAATTTATCACCACAACATTCTTCACCTACCAGCGCCAACAATTTAacacaaaaacaaatttctTCAATGGTAAATTCTCCAAAACTTTCTggtttgaataataataataatccaaataataataataataataataataataataataataataataataataataataataataataataataataataataataataatcatccaAACCATTTttataacaacaataacaacaataatagcCATAATGAAAACTCTAATAATATTGCAGGTGTTAGTAGTTTAACTGACTGTATAAATAGTAGTTTGGAAAAGGAATTTGCCAATATGCATAATAGATTAGGTAATAGTGGAAATCAtttcaacaataataatacccctaataataacaacaataataataaaaaagcaAGTAAAGTTATTTTGGATAACTCAATGGGAGCATTGGTCCAATTTAATggaattgaaaatattcCTGAAGTATTGTTGGAGTGGTTTGAAACTTCCCACCCAAATATATTGGAAAAAATGATATCAATCAAGTCCGCGAAAACTAATCTTGCCAATAAATAAGAAAGAAGTATttgtagaaaaaaaaaaaaaaaattaaaataaaaatccaaaattaaagaatatcTTATACAAAAatgtttgattttttttttttttttactcaCTTTTTAATACTATATTTcccaaaaataattattaaaatattaaatattcattttttgtataaaaattgaaaataatttttttttttttttttttttaacaaagaCAGGgattgttattttattttcactatataatttatatattcaattttttttttattttgtttttgtttatttgttttttttttatttttttttttttttattttttttttttttatttttttttttataaatatatttattggtAAACTTCtgattctttatttaatacacAGAATAAAGacataaatttataatttggaACACCTAATTGAGAATCTAATTTAACGTCACCATtagcaccaccaccatttttACTGACGATTTCAATGAGACTGTTGTAAATTACATTTTGGTAGTTAAATTTAACGCCTTGTCTTGAGACTCTTTGATGTTTAATTGAGCCACCATCGACCACTTGAGAAATGGTGAAACAACCGGCATTGGTTGAACTGAAACGAATTAAAAATGAGCCAATTGGTTGACCATTTAAACGTGAAGCTGCTTCAGTGGTGTCTAAATCACCATGGAACCATTTTTGAGAGAGAATCTCTCTAACAGTGTCCATAATTGAATGACCTGGAGCTGGTTCAGGTACTGGACCGAAAAACTCTAAAATCTTACCAAACTTTTCAATGTTTACAACGGTTTCAACACCAGTACCTTCAGATTTTGGAGATTCTGCCAAAACTGCTTTCAAACATTTGATATTTAAATAGTCGATTGAAGTTTTATCACATTGATTACGAGCTGGTGCCTTTGACCAATTGCAAAGTGCATCAATGAATGCCTCCCAAGGTACCTCTTGCTCGGTGAGGAAAGATTTCTTCCAAAAGTCTCTACCATTCAAATCAGAGATAGCGGCATCAATGATAACATGATCCAATGCACTAATGATCTCTTTGAAGGATGGACGACTAATTGGTTCTTTATCCCaacatttttcaattaatcttCTTAATGAATCCAAACAATCATTTGGAATTGGTGGTCTTTCATGTTTGACACAAACTGCCTCTCTAAATTTCTCTAATTCTCTATGATGAGAAAATGGTTCTTTTCTTGTTAATATTTCCCATAATACAATACCAAATGAATAAACATCACttgattcattaaattctttaaacaTCATAACTTCTGGTGCCATATAAAGTGGTGTACCTTTTGCACTTGATTGATCTTTTAACATTTtatgtttttgttttaatgcacttaaaccaaaatcacaaactttttttttttttataaaaaaaaaaataataaaaatttgttagtattaaaaaaataataaaatataaagtaaataaaataataaaataaacttacTTTTGACTCTCATATTTTCATCAACTAAAAgatttgatgatttaatatcTCTATGTACAAATACAGGGTTTGATTCATGTAACCAATTAATTCCTAATGCTGCATCTCTTGccactaaaatttttttttttttttattaataaaaaaaataaacataataataataataataaaattataaaaatttttacttACTTCTCATTCTTAAATATAAtggtaattgaattttttgatCATGTAAAAGTGTTTCTAAATTTCCTTTTGGTACTAATTCTGTAACGATTACACATCTACCTGGAATAGTACAAGCACccataaataaacaaatatttgGATGATAAATTTTACTCATTAAGTGTACCTCCTTTCTAAAGGCACTTAATGTTGCTGCATCGAAATTTTGTTtatgtaataatttaactGCTACTGCCTTTTGTCTACATCTTCCTTTATAAACTTTACCAAAGGAACCAGTACCAATGAGTTCCTCAAAATTGATTTCTTCTGGTCTAATTTCTGGTGGTCCACTTCTTTCCTGTATTTGTATAGTTGTTGATGTATTTGTggatattatattttttttattattaataagattattaatattttttaacatttttttttttttttttttttttaaaaaaaatttatattagtttttttttttattactatttaattatttttattattattgttttcatgattatttaaataaataaaataaataaaaataaatcttttatttttatagtttttatttttatttttatttttttttttaatttattttttttttatttttttatttatttttatttatttttttttttatttttttatttttattctgaaaaataattaaaaatatatttgtttaAGGTGTGTGAATGTGTGGTAATTATGATAATTGtatgatattattataaactaTTATGGGTTATGTGGAAAGAAGGCAAAATTTTGATATTGCTAATTTTactaaattattactataaaaaaaataaaaaaaaattatatttttggtGATAATTGTATTTtgacaattaaaaaaaaccaaaaaagtttggttttttttctttatttatttttatttttatttttttatttatttattttttccttttattATACtataaaatatctaaatataaaattgaaaagacTATTATATATTTACCTCTGGATATGAACTACCTAATCCTGaatccattttattttatttttaatatctatttaattatttaaataatttttttttaaaaataaagaaatctagaaagtttattaaaatacAAAGTTTGgtgttatattattaaattgtggtaataatacaatttgtGTTGcgaatattataaaattatgtGAAGGTTagaaaattgattttttgaaaaaaaaaaaaaaaaatttcaaattggttttttgaaaaaaaaaaattaaaaaaaaaaaaaaattaaataaaaaataaaaaaaaaataatttggaaaaaaaaaaaaaaaaaaaaaaataaaaaaaaagaaaaagaaataaaagcctactatttatattttaaaaatggttttttttttttttttctttttttccctataataaagatatttaaatttttgatataataataaaataaaaaaaataaaaataaaaaaataataataaaaaaaaaatatatggaattttaaaaataaattaaaaaataaaaaaaaaaaaaaaaaaaaatatttttcataaCCACACAAATTTTagaacaattaataaaaaatattcatgGTAGCATTTTACCATTTTaaaaccctttttttttttttttaattatttttttttattttttaatatttgattaaaaatggaataagtttaatcaaattaatttttttaattttttttttattttttttttttttcatttttattttttttttatttttttttttttttatttttcagattcattgaatcaataacagagaaaaaaaaaaatggtgaaaACTGATTcgttaataaataaatatttgtcAATTTATAatggtatttttaattttaattttaattttattttattattattattatataaaaaatttttttaaaaaataaattaactgATATATTTTTGGGGTAGTAATCCAAACGATTGGATggttttatataattttttcaatgattATTAGGGCTTTATATTTGGGATTCTCATCTTCAATACCAACTACATACATATCATTAGGATCAACAGTTTGTTTTGTACAAGTTTTAGCATTTTTAGAGATTTTACATGTTTTATTAGGTTTCACcaaatcatcattaatacCAACAATGTCACAAGTTTTTGGAAGAAATCATGTATTACTTTTGGCATTAGCATTTACACCAGAAGTTCAACGACATTGGGGTGTATGGacaatgttttttatttggggACTCAGTGAGTTAATTAGATTCCCATACTATTTATATGGTAGTAACTCTCCGAAATTTTTAACTTGGTTACGTTATAATgcttttattattctttatcCTTTAGGATTCCTTTCAGAGAGtatgtatttaaaaaataattataaataaataaataaataaataaataaataaataaataaataaataaataaaaaaactaatatttttatttttattttttttttttatttttatttttattttttagatatACTATGGTATAATATGCTGCCAATAATTTTAGAAAGAAGAATTCATTTTATAGATATgccaaataaatttaattttggatttaactattattattttttattagtttgGATAACTTTGACTTTGATGGTTTTCCCACAACAATATATGCATATGTTTAAATTAAGAGCAAAAAagatgaattaataaaatggaaataaataaacaaaagttattcttttaatatctttaaaatttttaaaacactaGTTTATTTCTTGTgaattttttggttttttggttctttttactattaattat
This region of Dictyostelium discoideum AX4 chromosome 3 chromosome, whole genome shotgun sequence genomic DNA includes:
- a CDS encoding hypothetical protein (Similar to Dictyostelium discoideum (Slime mold). histidine kinase A), whose translation is MVTQASWPPILVVKFFFFFFFFFFFFFFLTMSNVFKILNSFIFSFYLIKFFLMGYNYFRDDFENEDEKPNKDIKKETKKISKISDLLNSENDNENVIPSLNPNVFNKISPLQPTNTWTLSPPISNESIEFNNNNNNNNNNNNKNNNQQNQNPTNQTDQSKNLYSPYKKYIKKQNIDNLEFPTNQLNHNIINTTPINNNINQNFNNNNNNKNITSQNSTIRNYRRSTSPTNNSNDVPPNLYNQNITTNNNLQQINTNRKSPEKPLFNQTELSDDVLNSKQTEIYNNNNTEIFSRYPRKLKKRVSCEYHHKRCQACPTDCPGRISHPPRPHPPIKDKLTIGCRSCMDFFNHIENINKTDLGNNNIENNSLLNTSTNFNINNNISNNNNNNNNNNNINNNNNNNTTTTTTTTNNNINNNNNTTTTTMNNNNNNNNNNNNNNNNNNNNNNNNNNNNNNNNNNNNNNNNNNNNFHNNNNNQCNCINCLKNKNYSAQTNINNSTTVQFDENLSSNQSNSLSQYSDGNIGPSSPRSINNSQNENQESNIPFSFNRINSPISTTTNLEPCRMPMCIVCKNGAPPSFSYVKPYWAHIIYLALFALNKTSDYLESTTNSENQNFCVRSNGNRFFKLQSIFKFVEVHWDIICFKDKDSNWKKKIGMTLSHYPQLFENGLSSFQISGYWALKSSNLNPYSINFINNFN
- the shkC gene encoding SH2 domain-containing protein, which produces MDSGLGSSYPEERSGPPEIRPEEINFEELIGTGSFGKVYKGRCRQKAVAVKLLHKQNFDAATLSAFRKEVHLMSKIYHPNICLFMGACTIPGRCVIVTELVPKGNLETLLHDQKIQLPLYLRMRMARDAALGINWLHESNPVFVHRDIKSSNLLVDENMRVKICDFGLSALKQKHKMLKDQSSAKGTPLYMAPEVMMFKEFNESSDVYSFGIVLWEILTRKEPFSHHRELEKFREAVCVKHERPPIPNDCLDSLRRLIEKCWDKEPISRPSFKEIISALDHVIIDAAISDLNGRDFWKKSFLTEQEVPWEAFIDALCNWSKAPARNQCDKTSIDYLNIKCLKAVLAESPKSEGTGVETVVNIEKFGKILEFFGPVPEPAPGHSIMDTVREILSQKWFHGDLDTTEAASRLNGQPIGSFLIRFSSTNAGCFTISQVVDGGSIKHQRVSRQGVKFNYQNVIYNSLIEIVSKNGGGANGDVKLDSQLGVPNYKFMSLFCVLNKESEVYQ